The Oncorhynchus tshawytscha isolate Ot180627B linkage group LG30, Otsh_v2.0, whole genome shotgun sequence genome includes a region encoding these proteins:
- the emsy gene encoding BRCA2-interacting transcriptional repressor EMSY isoform X3 translates to MLMIQQEKPQLACTMPVVWPTLLDLGRDECKRILRKLELEAYAGVISALRAQGDLTKDKKDLLGELTKVLSISTERHRAEVRRAVNDERLTTIAYHMSGPNSSSEWSIEGRRLVPLMPRLVPQTAFTVTANAVASATANQNASLLLPAETGNKEVVVCYSYTSTTSTSATAPSGSAAAMVKSPRPASPASNMVVLPSGSTVYVKSVSCSDEDEKPRKRRRTNSSSSSPVVLKEVAKVTPPMSKTITVPVSGSPKMSNIMQSIANSLPPHMSPVKITFTKPTTQTTNTTTQKVIIVTTSPSSNFVPNILSKSHSHNYAAAMSKLVSTSMLTSANQKQTVLIPASSSPSSAPNTVAVTTMVSSSPSVVMSTIAQGGSSTGMKVASARLPSPKTMVGSPTQILAQFPKQHQQSPKQLQQGSPMGAGVMGQAQSSTTLPGSKPTIQIKQESGVKIITQQMQPSKILPKPSSVGMSSSSSSPIMVVSSNGAIMTTKLVSQPTGTQATYSRPTVSPSIGARMATSTSGATYVKTTSGSIITVVPKSLATLGGKIISSNIVSGTTTKITTIPMTSKPNVIVVQKATGKATTIQGLPGKNVVTTLLNAGGEKTLQGVPGSKPAIITASRPITKMIVTQPKGMGSGVQPNTTTKIIPTKIVYGQQGKTQVLIKPKPIFQTAVLSEQTRQLVSETLQQASRVADAQEGALKDESGGIAEGSFQPADGSISSSHDSQPVVHIISSRGQEWAEQHEVSVESGPTIIYQDVSTGNVTQSATSTIKALLELQQTTVKDKGEAKPRQHTIDLSQMAVPFQMAQDKKQQDPVSPGTSTVETEPSTEYITAVKASRAGPSSGGDMVMSASQQLTASSQSTGHTPMVVKSIPTSSAVTVTRIVQLASEGQLIHSKQAEEMVMEEGELEGDTLDPQTGLFYRSIQLAAAPAPQHHTLPQPQSQSHSEPQSEQGRHMPHSTQPMPHHTQPPQLHSKPQMSQPSSTLVKKPPQLQEQYQPKPQAPGQSLKERPSSASGSPQLVGLGTPTKPPSLTPQLPKLQQAPTSHHRPIHTQLSQPPPLQAHHPVGADKTPSTSLPPIITQGASITKITFGGSSSHQSPPVSSSGEATAKLVPAEPSSSGPSGGEKPSVSDILKISMMEAEIDPSAEPMVVDSSSDCSPYGKGVGAGGDLGVLGGSGPVISSSGASLHHSSHSKPQHSQFSRIQGLVAKGKEDLDVIEVIPRYSIMPDSSQSNVVVEPSGFLEISNYTSQRLDEESVMEQEVDSSNDEATTVSPMEGCADQSQ, encoded by the exons TTGATGATTCAGCAGGAGAAACCGCAGCTGGCCTGCACCATGCCTGTGGTGTGGCCTACTCTCCTTGACTTGGGCAGGGATGAGTGTAAGAGAATCCTCCGTAAACTtg AGCTGGAGGCGTATGCCGGTGTTATCAGTGCTTTGCGAGCCCAAGGCGATCTCACCAAGGATAAGAAGGATCTCCTTGGAGAACTCACTAAAGTCCTCAG CATTTCAACAGAGCGTCATCGTGCAGAGGTCCGTAGGGCAGTCAATGATGAGCGCCTTACCACCATTGCCTATCA CATGTCAGGTCCCAACAGCTCCTCAGAGTGGTCCATCGAGGGGCGTCGGCTGGTCCCGCTGATGCCCAGACTGGTCCCCCAGACCGCCTTCACTGTGACGGCCAACGCAGTGGCCAGCGCCACAGCCAATCAGAACGCTTCGCTTCTGCTGCCTGCCGAAACAGGAAATAAAGAAG TGGTTGTTTGCTACTCCTACACAAGCACCACGTCCACCAGTGCCACGGCGCCCAGCGGCAGTGCAGCAGCCATGGTGAAATCCCCCCGTCCGGCCAGCCCCGCCTCAAACATGGTGGTGCTGCCCAGCGGGAGCACCGTCTATGTGAAAA GCGTGAGCTGCTCGGATGAGGATGAGAAGCCACGTAAGCGTAGGCGGACTAACTCCTCAAGCTCCTCCCCTGTGGTGCTGAAGGAAGTGGCCAAGGTGACCCCGCCCATGTCCAAGACCATCACTGTGCCGGTGAGCGGCAGCCCCAAGATGAGCAACATCATGCAGAGCATCGCCAACTCCCTGCCACCGCACATGTCCCCCGTCAAGATCACCTTTACAAAACCCACCACCCagaccactaacaccaccacacaGAAG GTGATCATTGTGACGACCTCTCCAAGCTCCAACTTCGTTCCCAACATCCTGTCCAAGTCTCACTCACACAACTACGCGGCGGCCATGTCCAAGTTGGTGTCCACCTCCATGCTGACCTCGGCCAACCAGAAGCAGACAGTGTTAATCCCGGCCAGCTCCAGTCCCTCCTCAGCCCCAAACACAGTCGCTGTGACCACCATGGTTTCTTCCAGCCCGTCTGTGGTCATGTCGACAATAGCGCAGG GTGGCTCGTCGACGGGCATGAAAGTGGCCTCCGCCAGGCTCCCCTCTCCTAAGACCATGGTGGGCTCTCCAACCCAGATTCTGGCCCAGTTCCCCAAGCAGCACCAGCAGTCACCCAAGCAGCTGCAGCAGGGCTCCCCCATGGGGGCCGGCGTCATGGGCCAGGCCCAGTCTTCTACCACTCTCCCCGGCTCCAAACCCACCATCCAGATTAAGCAGGAGTCAG GTGTCAAAATCATCACCCAGCAGATGCAGCCCAGTAAGATCCTGCCCAAGCCCTCCTCTGTAGGCATGTCCAGCAGCAGTTCCTCCCCCATCATGGTTGTCAGTAGCAACGGGGCCATCATGACCACCAAGTTGGTGTCCCAGCCCACAG GCACCCAGGCCACATACTCAAGGCCCACTGTGAGTCCCTCCATTGGAGCCAGGATGGCGACGTCAACCAGTGGTGCCACCTACGTCAAGACCACCAGCGGCAGCATCATCACGGTGGTCCCCAAGTCTCTAGCCACACTAGGCGGCAAGATCATCAGCAGCAACATTGTGTCTG GTACAACAACTAAGATAACTACCATTCCTATGACGTCCAAGCCCAATGTTATTGTGGTGCAAAAGGCCACTGGCAAAGCAACGACCATCCAGGGCCTGCCTGGCAAGAATGTGGTCACCACACTGTTGAATGCAGGG GGCGAAAAGACCCTGCAGGGTGTGCCGGGGTCCAAGCCAGCCATCATCACAGCCTCCAGACCCATCACCAAGATGATCGTGACCCAGCCGAAAGGCATGGGCTCAGGGGTGCagcccaacaccaccaccaagaTCATCCCCACCAAAATAGTGTACGGCCAGCAGGGCAAGACCCAG GTGCTGATCAAGCCCAAGCCCATCTTCCAGACTGCAGTGTTGAGCGAGCAGACCAGGCAGCTGGTGAGCGAAACACTGCAGCAGGCGTCCAGGGTGGCTGACGCACAGGAGGGGGCACTGAAGGATGAGTCAGGTGGCATCGCCGAGGGCAGCTTTCAGCCCGCCGATGGCTCCATCAGCAGCAGTCACG ACTCCCAGCCCGTAGTGCACATCATCTCCTCCAGAGGGCAGGAGTGGGCTGAGCAGCATGAAGTGTCGGTGGAATCCGGCCCCACCATCATCTACCAGGACGTGTCTACGGGGAACGTGACCCAGTCGGCCACCTCAACCATTAAGGCCCTGCTGGAGCTGCAGCAAACCACAG TGAAGGACAAGGGTGAGGCGAAGCCCAGGCAGCACACCATAGACCTGAGCCAGATGGCTGTGCCCTTTCAGATGGCCCAGGACAAGAAGCAGCAGGATCCAGTCTCCCCTGGGACATCCACTGTAGAGACTGAACCGTCCACTGAATACATCACTGCAG TTAAAGCCAGCCGGGCCGGACCATCCTCTGGAGGCGACATGGTCATGTCCGCTAGCCAGCAACTGACGGCGTCCTCACAGAGCACAGGTCACACCCCCATGGTGGTCAAGTCCATCCCAACTTCCTCTGCGGTCACCGTCACACGCATTGTCCAACTG GCGTCGGAGGGCCAGCTTATCCACAGTAAGCAGGCGGAGGAGATGGTGATGGAGGAGGGTGAACTAGAAGGGGACACCCTGGACCCCCAGACAGGCCTGTTCTACCGTTCCATCCAACTCGCGGCAGCCCCTGCCCCTCAGCACCACACACTCCCCCAACCCCAAAGCCAGTCACACTCTGAGCCCCAGTCGGAGCAGGGCAGACACATGCCCCACTCCACCCAGCCCATGCCCCACCACACCCAGCCCCCACAGCTACACAGCAAGCCCCAGATGAGCCAGCCTTCCTCCACCTTGGTGAAGAAGCCACCCCAGCTCCAAGAGCAGTACCAGCCCAAGCCCCAGGCTCCAGGGCAGAGCCTGAAGGAGAGGCCCTCCTCTGCCTCGGGATCCCCCCAGCTGGTGGGCCTGGGCACCCCTACAAAGccaccctccctcaccccccaGCTCCCCAAGCTGCAGCAGGCACCCACCTCCCACCACAGGCCCATCCACACACAGCTGTCCCAGCCGCCACCCCTGCAGGCCCACCACCCGGTGGGTGCAGACAAGACCCCTTCCACAAGCCTG CCACCAATCATCACCCAGGGCGCCAGCATCACCAAGATCACCTTCGGCGGTAGCAGCAGCCACCAGTCCCCGCCCGTGTCCAGCAGTGGCGAGGCCACAGCAAAGCTGGTCCCCGCCGAGCCCAGCAGCTCGGGCCCGTCCGGCGGCGAGAAGCCCTCCGTTTCGGACATCCTCAAGATTTCCATGATGGAAGCGGAGATCGACCCTAGCGCCGAGCCAATGGTGGTGGACTCGTCCAGCGACTGCAGCCCCTACGGGAAGGGTGTGGGGGCAGGGGGAGATTtaggtgtgttggggggctcAGGCCCGGTCATCAGCAGCTCGGGGGCCTCCCTGCACCACTCATCCCACTCCAAGCCCCAGCACAGCCAGTTTAGCCGCATCCAGGGCCTAGTGGCCAAGGGCAAAGAAGACCTGGACGTCATTGAG GTGATCCCTCGGTACTCTATCATGCCAGACTCCAGCCAGTCCAACGTGGTGGTGGAGCCCAGTGGCTTCCTGGAGATCAGCAACTACACCAGCCAGCGGCTGGACGAGGAGAGTGTCATGGAGCAAGAGGTGGACAGCAGCAATGACGAGGCCACCACTGTCAGCCCCATGGAGGGCTGTGCCGACCAGTCCCAGTGA
- the emsy gene encoding BRCA2-interacting transcriptional repressor EMSY isoform X4: MIQQEKPQLACTMPVVWPTLLDLGRDECKRILRKLELEAYAGVISALRAQGDLTKDKKDLLGELTKVLSISTERHRAEVRRAVNDERLTTIAYHMSGPNSSSEWSIEGRRLVPLMPRLVPQTAFTVTANAVASATANQNASLLLPAETGNKEVVVCYSYTSTTSTSATAPSGSAAAMVKSPRPASPASNMVVLPSGSTVYVKSVSCSDEDEKPRKRRRTNSSSSSPVVLKEVAKVTPPMSKTITVPVSGSPKMSNIMQSIANSLPPHMSPVKITFTKPTTQTTNTTTQKVIIVTTSPSSNFVPNILSKSHSHNYAAAMSKLVSTSMLTSANQKQTVLIPASSSPSSAPNTVAVTTMVSSSPSVVMSTIAQGGSSTGMKVASARLPSPKTMVGSPTQILAQFPKQHQQSPKQLQQGSPMGAGVMGQAQSSTTLPGSKPTIQIKQESGVKIITQQMQPSKILPKPSSVGMSSSSSSPIMVVSSNGAIMTTKLVSQPTGTQATYSRPTVSPSIGARMATSTSGATYVKTTSGSIITVVPKSLATLGGKIISSNIVSGTTTKITTIPMTSKPNVIVVQKATGKATTIQGLPGKNVVTTLLNAGGEKTLQGVPGSKPAIITASRPITKMIVTQPKGMGSGVQPNTTTKIIPTKIVYGQQGKTQVLIKPKPIFQTAVLSEQTRQLVSETLQQASRVADAQEGALKDESGGIAEGSFQPADGSISSSHDSQPVVHIISSRGQEWAEQHEVSVESGPTIIYQDVSTGNVTQSATSTIKALLELQQTTVKDKGEAKPRQHTIDLSQMAVPFQMAQDKKQQDPVSPGTSTVETEPSTEYITAVKASRAGPSSGGDMVMSASQQLTASSQSTGHTPMVVKSIPTSSAVTVTRIVQLASEGQLIHSKQAEEMVMEEGELEGDTLDPQTGLFYRSIQLAAAPAPQHHTLPQPQSQSHSEPQSEQGRHMPHSTQPMPHHTQPPQLHSKPQMSQPSSTLVKKPPQLQEQYQPKPQAPGQSLKERPSSASGSPQLVGLGTPTKPPSLTPQLPKLQQAPTSHHRPIHTQLSQPPPLQAHHPVGADKTPSTSLPPIITQGASITKITFGGSSSHQSPPVSSSGEATAKLVPAEPSSSGPSGGEKPSVSDILKISMMEAEIDPSAEPMVVDSSSDCSPYGKGVGAGGDLGVLGGSGPVISSSGASLHHSSHSKPQHSQFSRIQGLVAKGKEDLDVIEVIPRYSIMPDSSQSNVVVEPSGFLEISNYTSQRLDEESVMEQEVDSSNDEATTVSPMEGCADQSQ, from the exons ATGATTCAGCAGGAGAAACCGCAGCTGGCCTGCACCATGCCTGTGGTGTGGCCTACTCTCCTTGACTTGGGCAGGGATGAGTGTAAGAGAATCCTCCGTAAACTtg AGCTGGAGGCGTATGCCGGTGTTATCAGTGCTTTGCGAGCCCAAGGCGATCTCACCAAGGATAAGAAGGATCTCCTTGGAGAACTCACTAAAGTCCTCAG CATTTCAACAGAGCGTCATCGTGCAGAGGTCCGTAGGGCAGTCAATGATGAGCGCCTTACCACCATTGCCTATCA CATGTCAGGTCCCAACAGCTCCTCAGAGTGGTCCATCGAGGGGCGTCGGCTGGTCCCGCTGATGCCCAGACTGGTCCCCCAGACCGCCTTCACTGTGACGGCCAACGCAGTGGCCAGCGCCACAGCCAATCAGAACGCTTCGCTTCTGCTGCCTGCCGAAACAGGAAATAAAGAAG TGGTTGTTTGCTACTCCTACACAAGCACCACGTCCACCAGTGCCACGGCGCCCAGCGGCAGTGCAGCAGCCATGGTGAAATCCCCCCGTCCGGCCAGCCCCGCCTCAAACATGGTGGTGCTGCCCAGCGGGAGCACCGTCTATGTGAAAA GCGTGAGCTGCTCGGATGAGGATGAGAAGCCACGTAAGCGTAGGCGGACTAACTCCTCAAGCTCCTCCCCTGTGGTGCTGAAGGAAGTGGCCAAGGTGACCCCGCCCATGTCCAAGACCATCACTGTGCCGGTGAGCGGCAGCCCCAAGATGAGCAACATCATGCAGAGCATCGCCAACTCCCTGCCACCGCACATGTCCCCCGTCAAGATCACCTTTACAAAACCCACCACCCagaccactaacaccaccacacaGAAG GTGATCATTGTGACGACCTCTCCAAGCTCCAACTTCGTTCCCAACATCCTGTCCAAGTCTCACTCACACAACTACGCGGCGGCCATGTCCAAGTTGGTGTCCACCTCCATGCTGACCTCGGCCAACCAGAAGCAGACAGTGTTAATCCCGGCCAGCTCCAGTCCCTCCTCAGCCCCAAACACAGTCGCTGTGACCACCATGGTTTCTTCCAGCCCGTCTGTGGTCATGTCGACAATAGCGCAGG GTGGCTCGTCGACGGGCATGAAAGTGGCCTCCGCCAGGCTCCCCTCTCCTAAGACCATGGTGGGCTCTCCAACCCAGATTCTGGCCCAGTTCCCCAAGCAGCACCAGCAGTCACCCAAGCAGCTGCAGCAGGGCTCCCCCATGGGGGCCGGCGTCATGGGCCAGGCCCAGTCTTCTACCACTCTCCCCGGCTCCAAACCCACCATCCAGATTAAGCAGGAGTCAG GTGTCAAAATCATCACCCAGCAGATGCAGCCCAGTAAGATCCTGCCCAAGCCCTCCTCTGTAGGCATGTCCAGCAGCAGTTCCTCCCCCATCATGGTTGTCAGTAGCAACGGGGCCATCATGACCACCAAGTTGGTGTCCCAGCCCACAG GCACCCAGGCCACATACTCAAGGCCCACTGTGAGTCCCTCCATTGGAGCCAGGATGGCGACGTCAACCAGTGGTGCCACCTACGTCAAGACCACCAGCGGCAGCATCATCACGGTGGTCCCCAAGTCTCTAGCCACACTAGGCGGCAAGATCATCAGCAGCAACATTGTGTCTG GTACAACAACTAAGATAACTACCATTCCTATGACGTCCAAGCCCAATGTTATTGTGGTGCAAAAGGCCACTGGCAAAGCAACGACCATCCAGGGCCTGCCTGGCAAGAATGTGGTCACCACACTGTTGAATGCAGGG GGCGAAAAGACCCTGCAGGGTGTGCCGGGGTCCAAGCCAGCCATCATCACAGCCTCCAGACCCATCACCAAGATGATCGTGACCCAGCCGAAAGGCATGGGCTCAGGGGTGCagcccaacaccaccaccaagaTCATCCCCACCAAAATAGTGTACGGCCAGCAGGGCAAGACCCAG GTGCTGATCAAGCCCAAGCCCATCTTCCAGACTGCAGTGTTGAGCGAGCAGACCAGGCAGCTGGTGAGCGAAACACTGCAGCAGGCGTCCAGGGTGGCTGACGCACAGGAGGGGGCACTGAAGGATGAGTCAGGTGGCATCGCCGAGGGCAGCTTTCAGCCCGCCGATGGCTCCATCAGCAGCAGTCACG ACTCCCAGCCCGTAGTGCACATCATCTCCTCCAGAGGGCAGGAGTGGGCTGAGCAGCATGAAGTGTCGGTGGAATCCGGCCCCACCATCATCTACCAGGACGTGTCTACGGGGAACGTGACCCAGTCGGCCACCTCAACCATTAAGGCCCTGCTGGAGCTGCAGCAAACCACAG TGAAGGACAAGGGTGAGGCGAAGCCCAGGCAGCACACCATAGACCTGAGCCAGATGGCTGTGCCCTTTCAGATGGCCCAGGACAAGAAGCAGCAGGATCCAGTCTCCCCTGGGACATCCACTGTAGAGACTGAACCGTCCACTGAATACATCACTGCAG TTAAAGCCAGCCGGGCCGGACCATCCTCTGGAGGCGACATGGTCATGTCCGCTAGCCAGCAACTGACGGCGTCCTCACAGAGCACAGGTCACACCCCCATGGTGGTCAAGTCCATCCCAACTTCCTCTGCGGTCACCGTCACACGCATTGTCCAACTG GCGTCGGAGGGCCAGCTTATCCACAGTAAGCAGGCGGAGGAGATGGTGATGGAGGAGGGTGAACTAGAAGGGGACACCCTGGACCCCCAGACAGGCCTGTTCTACCGTTCCATCCAACTCGCGGCAGCCCCTGCCCCTCAGCACCACACACTCCCCCAACCCCAAAGCCAGTCACACTCTGAGCCCCAGTCGGAGCAGGGCAGACACATGCCCCACTCCACCCAGCCCATGCCCCACCACACCCAGCCCCCACAGCTACACAGCAAGCCCCAGATGAGCCAGCCTTCCTCCACCTTGGTGAAGAAGCCACCCCAGCTCCAAGAGCAGTACCAGCCCAAGCCCCAGGCTCCAGGGCAGAGCCTGAAGGAGAGGCCCTCCTCTGCCTCGGGATCCCCCCAGCTGGTGGGCCTGGGCACCCCTACAAAGccaccctccctcaccccccaGCTCCCCAAGCTGCAGCAGGCACCCACCTCCCACCACAGGCCCATCCACACACAGCTGTCCCAGCCGCCACCCCTGCAGGCCCACCACCCGGTGGGTGCAGACAAGACCCCTTCCACAAGCCTG CCACCAATCATCACCCAGGGCGCCAGCATCACCAAGATCACCTTCGGCGGTAGCAGCAGCCACCAGTCCCCGCCCGTGTCCAGCAGTGGCGAGGCCACAGCAAAGCTGGTCCCCGCCGAGCCCAGCAGCTCGGGCCCGTCCGGCGGCGAGAAGCCCTCCGTTTCGGACATCCTCAAGATTTCCATGATGGAAGCGGAGATCGACCCTAGCGCCGAGCCAATGGTGGTGGACTCGTCCAGCGACTGCAGCCCCTACGGGAAGGGTGTGGGGGCAGGGGGAGATTtaggtgtgttggggggctcAGGCCCGGTCATCAGCAGCTCGGGGGCCTCCCTGCACCACTCATCCCACTCCAAGCCCCAGCACAGCCAGTTTAGCCGCATCCAGGGCCTAGTGGCCAAGGGCAAAGAAGACCTGGACGTCATTGAG GTGATCCCTCGGTACTCTATCATGCCAGACTCCAGCCAGTCCAACGTGGTGGTGGAGCCCAGTGGCTTCCTGGAGATCAGCAACTACACCAGCCAGCGGCTGGACGAGGAGAGTGTCATGGAGCAAGAGGTGGACAGCAGCAATGACGAGGCCACCACTGTCAGCCCCATGGAGGGCTGTGCCGACCAGTCCCAGTGA